A DNA window from Actinomadura coerulea contains the following coding sequences:
- the purS gene encoding phosphoribosylformylglycinamidine synthase subunit PurS, which produces MARVVVDVMLKPEILDPQGQAIARKLPQMGFDGVVAVRQGKRFEVELEGEADEAALEKVAKIAETLLANPVIENYEVHVL; this is translated from the coding sequence GTGGCGCGTGTCGTCGTGGACGTCATGCTGAAGCCGGAGATCCTCGACCCGCAGGGGCAGGCGATCGCCCGCAAGCTGCCGCAGATGGGGTTCGACGGGGTCGTGGCCGTCCGGCAGGGCAAGCGGTTCGAGGTGGAGCTGGAGGGGGAGGCCGACGAGGCCGCCCTGGAGAAGGTGGCCAAGATCGCCGAGACGCTGCTGGCGAACCCGGTGATCGAGAACTACGAGGTTCACGTTCTGTAA
- the purQ gene encoding phosphoribosylformylglycinamidine synthase subunit PurQ, producing MDAARVGIITFPGSLDDKDAARAVRLAGAEPVALWHGDRDLRGVDAVVLPGGFSYGDYLRAGAIARFAPLMSEVVAAAGDGLPVLGICNGFQVLCESHLLPGALLPNAGLHFVCRDQRLRVENADTAWTSEYQEGQELVIPVKNRDGRYTADRETLLELADSGRIVARYLDLNPNGSQDDIAGICNEAGNVVGLMPHPEHAVESLTGPSTDGLGFFTSIVKRLVNA from the coding sequence ATGGACGCTGCCCGGGTTGGGATCATCACCTTCCCAGGTTCCCTTGACGACAAGGACGCCGCACGCGCGGTGCGGCTGGCCGGCGCGGAGCCGGTCGCCCTCTGGCACGGCGACCGCGACCTGCGGGGGGTCGACGCCGTCGTCCTGCCCGGCGGGTTCTCCTACGGGGACTACCTGCGCGCGGGGGCTATCGCCCGGTTCGCGCCGCTGATGTCCGAGGTCGTGGCCGCCGCCGGCGACGGCCTGCCCGTCCTCGGCATCTGCAACGGCTTCCAGGTGCTGTGCGAGTCGCACCTGCTGCCCGGCGCGCTGCTCCCGAACGCGGGGCTGCACTTCGTCTGCCGCGACCAGCGGCTGCGCGTCGAGAACGCCGACACCGCCTGGACCTCCGAGTACCAGGAGGGCCAGGAGCTGGTGATCCCGGTGAAGAACCGGGACGGGCGCTACACCGCCGACCGGGAGACGCTGCTCGAACTGGCCGACTCCGGCCGCATCGTCGCCCGCTACCTCGACCTGAACCCGAACGGCTCCCAGGACGACATCGCCGGGATCTGCAACGAGGCCGGCAACGTGGTCGGGCTCATGCCCCATCCCGAGCACGCCGTCGAGTCGCTGACCGGGCCGTCCACCGACGGGCTCGGCTTCTTCACCTCGATCGTCAAGAGACTGGTCAACGCATGA
- the pdhA gene encoding pyruvate dehydrogenase (acetyl-transferring) E1 component subunit alpha — translation MTIDSVRGAPDTPKAAEPELVQLLTPEGERIEHPDYPLDLGAEDVRGLYRDLVIVRRIDQEAVALTRQGELGLWASLLGQEAAQIGSGRAASANDMVFPTYREHGVAWCRDVEPLKLLGMFRGINHGGWDPKEHGFHLYTVVIGSQTLHATGYAMGVQRDGVLGTPSAGATIAYFGDGATSQGDVNESFVFASVFNAPIVFFCQNNQWAISEPLERQSRIPLYKRAQGFGFPGIRVDGNDVFACLAVTKKALENARTGQGPTLVEAYTYRMGAHTTTDDPTRYRLKAEEEAWKLKDPIERVKAYLVRGDMADAGFFQKVEDEAKQITRELREACLALPDPEPLSMFDHVYGEEHPLMTEEQEQFAAYLASFEEEAK, via the coding sequence ATGACGATCGACTCCGTGCGCGGCGCGCCCGACACCCCGAAGGCCGCCGAGCCCGAACTCGTCCAGCTGCTCACCCCCGAGGGCGAGCGGATCGAGCATCCGGACTACCCGCTGGACCTCGGCGCCGAGGACGTGCGCGGGCTGTACCGCGACCTGGTGATCGTGCGGCGGATCGACCAGGAGGCCGTCGCCCTCACCCGCCAGGGCGAGCTCGGCCTCTGGGCGTCCCTGCTCGGCCAGGAGGCGGCGCAGATCGGCTCCGGGCGGGCGGCGTCCGCCAACGACATGGTGTTCCCGACGTACCGGGAGCACGGCGTCGCCTGGTGCCGGGACGTGGAGCCGCTGAAGCTGCTCGGCATGTTCCGGGGCATCAACCACGGCGGGTGGGACCCGAAGGAGCACGGCTTCCACCTGTACACCGTCGTGATCGGCAGCCAGACGCTGCACGCGACCGGGTACGCGATGGGCGTCCAGAGGGACGGTGTGCTCGGCACCCCGTCCGCCGGCGCCACGATCGCCTACTTCGGGGACGGGGCGACGTCCCAAGGCGACGTGAACGAATCCTTCGTCTTCGCCTCGGTCTTCAACGCGCCGATCGTGTTCTTCTGCCAGAACAACCAGTGGGCCATCTCCGAGCCCCTCGAACGGCAGTCCAGGATCCCTCTCTACAAGCGCGCGCAGGGTTTCGGCTTCCCGGGTATCCGCGTGGACGGCAACGACGTGTTCGCCTGCTTGGCCGTCACCAAGAAGGCCTTGGAGAACGCCAGGACGGGCCAGGGGCCCACGCTCGTCGAGGCGTACACGTACCGGATGGGTGCTCACACCACGACCGACGACCCCACGCGCTACCGGCTGAAGGCCGAGGAGGAGGCGTGGAAGCTCAAGGACCCGATCGAGCGCGTCAAGGCGTACCTGGTGCGCGGCGACATGGCCGACGCGGGGTTCTTCCAGAAGGTGGAGGACGAGGCCAAGCAGATCACCAGGGAACTGCGTGAGGCGTGCCTGGCGCTGCCCGACCCGGAGCCGCTGTCGATGTTCGACCACGTGTACGGGGAAGAGCACCCGCTGATGACCGAGGAGCAGGAGCAGTTCGCCGCCTACCTGGCGTCGTTCGAGGAGGAGGCGAAGTGA
- a CDS encoding DUF1737 domain-containing protein, giving the protein MAEKRELPRYRVLTGPDDETFCRRVSEALDLGYELHGPPSVTFNGQRVIVAQAVVRRPE; this is encoded by the coding sequence ATGGCTGAAAAGCGGGAGCTTCCGCGGTATCGGGTTCTTACCGGGCCGGACGACGAGACGTTCTGCCGGCGGGTCAGTGAGGCGCTCGACCTGGGCTATGAGCTGCACGGGCCTCCGTCGGTGACGTTCAACGGGCAGCGTGTCATCGTCGCTCAAGCGGTCGTTCGTCGCCCGGAATAG
- a CDS encoding ATP-binding protein, with protein MRFSLALPRDAMSIPVVRRVTGEALRGLGVAEDCVDDLLVAISEACTNVIEHARANGDYEVTGHVADGTCLLKIMDWGRGLRSAPPEPGPLSESGRGIKLMRALVDDLNIDSVPDRGTVVHLRKRLTWRDGALVRRLDRNLIPNAG; from the coding sequence ATGAGGTTCTCGCTCGCGCTGCCGCGCGACGCGATGAGCATCCCGGTGGTCCGCCGGGTGACGGGCGAGGCCCTGCGCGGCCTGGGCGTCGCCGAGGACTGCGTCGACGACCTGCTGGTCGCGATCTCCGAGGCGTGCACGAACGTCATCGAGCACGCCCGCGCGAACGGCGACTACGAGGTCACCGGCCACGTGGCCGACGGCACCTGCCTGCTCAAGATCATGGACTGGGGCCGCGGGCTGCGGTCCGCCCCGCCCGAGCCCGGGCCGCTGAGCGAGTCGGGGCGCGGGATCAAGCTCATGCGCGCGCTGGTGGATGACCTGAACATCGACTCCGTGCCCGACCGCGGCACCGTCGTTCACCTGCGAAAGCGGCTGACCTGGAGGGACGGGGCGCTGGTCCGGCGCCTCGACCGCAACCTCATTCCCAACGCCGGGTAG
- the purL gene encoding phosphoribosylformylglycinamidine synthase subunit PurL: protein MNDEEYQRVRNILGRRPTSAELAIYSVMWSEHCSYKSSKVHLRQFGDKAPKTDKLLVGMGENAGVVDIGQGWAVTFKVESHNHPSYVEPYQGAATGVGGIVRDIMSMGARPIAVMDSLRFGPADAADTQRVLPGVVAGVGGYGNSLGLPNIGGETVFDACYEQNPLVNALCVGVMKHEDIKRAVAPGPGNQVILFGALTGPDGIGGASVLASATFDEESHQKRPSVQVGDPFMEKLLIECCLELFREDLVVGIQDLGAAGVSCATTELAAAGTGGMHVDLDTVPLRDETLRPEEILMSESQERMMAVVEPAKVERFMEICARWEIPATVIGTVTDTRRLVMTWRGETIVDIPPVTAADEGPVYNRPLAPPHDLGAMQSDTPGRLTRPSNGDELRRTVLWLAGSPNLAGKTWVTSQYDRYVLGNTVLAMPENAGVVRIDDESGLGIALSLDGNGRYTRLDPYAGAQLALSEAFRNVAATGARPLAVTNCLNFGSPEDPGVMWQFAQAVTGLADGCQYLGIPVTGGNVSFYNQTGDTPINPTPVIGVLGVHDDVRRRVNMSLTTDGATIALLGETREEFGGSEWAHVVYGHLGGLPPLVDLKAEAALASVMVAAVRDGLVNAVHDLSDGGLSQTLVESCLRGGLGARITLHGDPFVALFSESVARAMVVVRPGAESRLAALCESAGVPVSQIGVAGGDALHVTGRGPEGDQQELFSIGLSELREAHERMLPTYTD from the coding sequence ATGAACGACGAGGAGTACCAGCGCGTCCGCAACATCCTGGGACGCCGGCCCACCTCGGCCGAGCTGGCGATCTACTCCGTCATGTGGAGCGAGCACTGCTCCTACAAGAGCTCCAAGGTGCACCTGCGCCAGTTCGGCGACAAGGCCCCCAAGACCGACAAGCTCCTCGTCGGCATGGGGGAGAACGCCGGTGTCGTCGACATCGGCCAGGGCTGGGCGGTCACCTTCAAGGTGGAGTCGCACAACCACCCGTCCTATGTCGAGCCGTACCAGGGCGCCGCGACCGGCGTCGGCGGGATCGTCCGCGACATCATGTCGATGGGCGCGCGCCCCATCGCCGTCATGGACTCCCTGCGCTTCGGCCCGGCCGACGCCGCCGACACCCAGCGCGTCCTGCCCGGCGTCGTCGCCGGCGTGGGCGGTTACGGCAACTCCCTCGGCCTGCCCAACATCGGCGGCGAGACGGTCTTCGACGCCTGCTACGAGCAGAACCCGCTCGTGAACGCGCTGTGCGTCGGCGTGATGAAGCACGAGGACATCAAGCGCGCGGTGGCCCCCGGCCCCGGTAACCAGGTGATCCTGTTCGGCGCCCTGACCGGCCCGGACGGCATCGGCGGCGCGTCCGTCCTCGCCTCGGCCACCTTCGACGAGGAGTCGCACCAGAAGCGGCCGTCGGTGCAGGTGGGCGACCCGTTCATGGAGAAGCTGCTCATCGAGTGCTGCCTGGAGCTGTTCCGCGAGGACCTCGTGGTCGGCATCCAGGACCTCGGCGCGGCCGGGGTGTCGTGCGCCACGACGGAGCTGGCCGCGGCCGGCACCGGCGGCATGCACGTCGACCTCGACACCGTCCCGCTCCGCGACGAGACGCTCCGCCCCGAGGAGATCCTCATGAGCGAGTCGCAGGAGCGCATGATGGCGGTGGTGGAGCCCGCCAAGGTCGAGCGCTTCATGGAGATCTGCGCGCGCTGGGAGATCCCGGCCACCGTGATCGGGACGGTCACCGACACCCGCCGGCTGGTCATGACGTGGCGGGGCGAGACGATCGTCGACATCCCGCCGGTCACGGCCGCCGACGAGGGCCCCGTCTACAACCGCCCGCTGGCGCCCCCGCACGACCTCGGCGCCATGCAGTCCGACACCCCGGGGCGGCTCACCCGCCCGTCCAACGGCGACGAGCTGCGCCGGACCGTCCTCTGGCTGGCCGGGTCCCCGAACCTCGCCGGCAAGACGTGGGTGACCTCGCAGTACGACCGGTACGTCCTGGGCAACACCGTCTTGGCGATGCCCGAGAACGCCGGCGTGGTCCGCATCGACGACGAGTCGGGCCTCGGCATCGCGCTGTCCCTGGACGGCAACGGCCGCTACACCCGGCTCGACCCGTACGCGGGCGCGCAGCTCGCGCTGTCGGAGGCGTTCCGCAACGTCGCCGCGACCGGCGCGCGGCCCCTGGCCGTCACCAACTGCCTCAACTTCGGCTCCCCCGAGGACCCGGGGGTCATGTGGCAGTTCGCGCAGGCGGTCACGGGCCTGGCGGACGGCTGCCAGTACCTCGGCATCCCGGTGACGGGCGGCAACGTCAGCTTCTACAACCAGACGGGCGACACCCCGATCAACCCGACCCCGGTCATCGGCGTCCTCGGCGTCCACGACGACGTGCGCCGCCGGGTGAACATGTCGCTGACCACCGACGGCGCCACGATCGCCCTCCTCGGCGAGACCCGCGAGGAGTTCGGCGGCTCGGAATGGGCGCACGTCGTCTACGGGCACCTGGGCGGCCTGCCGCCGCTGGTCGACCTGAAGGCCGAGGCGGCGCTGGCGTCGGTGATGGTCGCGGCCGTCCGCGACGGCCTGGTCAACGCCGTGCACGACCTCTCCGACGGCGGCCTCTCGCAGACGCTGGTGGAGTCGTGCCTGCGCGGCGGCCTCGGCGCCCGCATCACCCTGCACGGTGACCCGTTCGTCGCGCTGTTCAGCGAGTCGGTGGCCCGCGCCATGGTCGTCGTCCGTCCGGGCGCCGAGTCCCGCCTCGCGGCCCTGTGCGAGTCGGCGGGTGTCCCGGTCAGCCAGATCGGCGTGGCGGGCGGCGACGCCCTGCACGTGACGGGCCGCGGCCCCGAAGGCGACCAGCAGGAGCTGTTCAGCATCGGCCTCTCCGAACTCCGCGAGGCCCACGAGCGCATGCTCCCCACCTACACCGACTGA